A genomic stretch from Bradyrhizobium quebecense includes:
- a CDS encoding IclR family transcriptional regulator: MDVAAHQACAAFKDTSGKKMKGVRSDTQPPSRRGRRRIVADRVRTQADDPAAMVIEANRHDELFRAADGSPDPSIVKSAHRVLRIFEYFAEIERPAAMTEIARRLNYPPSSTSALLKSLVELGYLDHDRQVRTYRPTVRVALLGGWLKSQTLPGATLDAITRELHEATRLTTFVVARNQLYSQYIRVLQGTTPVRYYLEPGARRLLTHSTPGRVFLSLMNDEDARRIVQRINAEEAPSSAVRFGDIQHALATIRRQGFAYTRDMGTPGLSAIAMRLTEADQTPPLVITVAGPSSIVSAEGNAIIGKMRELVERQSPGLLPQIDIDAPPIET; this comes from the coding sequence ATGGATGTTGCAGCGCACCAGGCTTGCGCTGCCTTCAAGGACACGAGCGGCAAGAAGATGAAGGGCGTTCGCTCCGATACCCAGCCGCCGTCCCGGCGGGGCCGCAGGCGCATCGTCGCCGACCGCGTGCGCACGCAAGCGGACGATCCCGCGGCGATGGTGATCGAGGCCAACAGGCATGACGAGTTGTTTCGCGCCGCCGACGGCAGCCCCGATCCGTCAATCGTCAAGTCGGCGCACCGCGTGCTCCGCATCTTCGAGTATTTTGCCGAGATCGAACGGCCCGCGGCCATGACCGAGATCGCGCGCCGGCTGAACTATCCGCCGTCGAGCACATCGGCGCTGCTGAAGAGCCTCGTCGAACTCGGCTATCTCGACCACGACCGGCAGGTGCGCACCTACCGGCCGACGGTCCGCGTCGCCCTGCTCGGCGGGTGGCTCAAGAGCCAGACGCTGCCGGGAGCGACGCTCGATGCCATCACGCGCGAGCTGCATGAGGCGACGCGGCTGACCACCTTCGTGGTGGCGCGCAACCAGCTCTACAGCCAGTATATCCGCGTGCTGCAGGGCACGACGCCAGTGCGCTATTATCTCGAACCCGGTGCGCGGCGGCTGCTGACCCATTCGACACCGGGCCGGGTGTTTCTCAGCCTGATGAACGACGAGGATGCGCGGCGGATCGTGCAGCGGATCAACGCCGAGGAAGCCCCGTCATCCGCCGTCCGATTCGGCGATATCCAGCATGCGCTGGCGACGATCCGCCGGCAGGGCTTCGCCTATACGCGCGACATGGGAACCCCCGGCCTGAGCGCGATTGCGATGCGACTGACCGAGGCCGACCAGACGCCCCCGCTCGTCATCACCGTCGCAGGCCCGAGCTCGATTGTCTCGGCGGAAGGCAATGCGATCATCGGAAAGATGCGCGAGCTGGTCGAACGGCAGTCGCCCGGCCTGTTGCCGCAGATCGACATCGACGCGCCACCGATCGAGACTTGA
- a CDS encoding ABC transporter substrate-binding protein: MRSIAAALTAVLCLAAVGSVRAQVSGDVVRIGVINDMSGLYSDLGGEGSVEAARLAIEDFGPTVLGKKIELMSADHQNKPDIASGIVRRWIDENGVDLIADGGNSATALAIQAITREKKRIFVISGPGSSDLTGKQCSPYGFHFTYSTYAEASAVTKAMLKKGADTWFFLTADYAFGHALERDASSFITTAGSKVVGSVRHPLGASDLSSFLLQAQNSKAKVIALANAGGDTVNSLKQASEFGIGKSADQNIVALLMLITDVHSLGLEAAQGIIYATSFSWTQNEATRTFGHRFMARRHGQAPTMIQAGVYSGVMHYLKAVQAAGTDDAGAVAAAMRKLPVNDFMTQNAQIREDGQVMRSMYLVQAKSPSESREPWDYEKVIATISPDEAWRPLAEGGCPLVTKAQ, encoded by the coding sequence ATGCGATCGATTGCGGCCGCGCTCACGGCGGTCTTGTGTCTGGCTGCGGTTGGGTCCGTGCGCGCGCAGGTGTCCGGCGACGTGGTGCGCATCGGCGTCATCAACGACATGTCGGGACTTTATTCCGATCTTGGGGGCGAGGGGTCGGTCGAAGCGGCCCGGCTCGCGATCGAGGATTTTGGCCCGACCGTGCTCGGCAAGAAGATTGAGCTGATGTCCGCCGACCATCAGAACAAGCCCGATATCGCCTCCGGCATCGTGCGTCGTTGGATCGACGAGAACGGTGTGGATCTGATTGCCGATGGCGGCAATTCGGCGACGGCGCTGGCCATTCAAGCCATCACCCGCGAGAAGAAGCGCATCTTTGTGATTTCTGGGCCCGGTAGTTCCGATCTTACCGGAAAGCAGTGCTCGCCTTATGGGTTTCATTTCACCTATAGCACTTACGCTGAAGCCTCTGCCGTCACCAAGGCCATGCTCAAGAAGGGCGCGGATACGTGGTTCTTCCTGACCGCGGACTACGCCTTCGGCCATGCGCTGGAGCGTGACGCATCAAGCTTCATCACGACCGCGGGGAGCAAGGTCGTTGGCTCGGTTCGCCATCCGCTCGGTGCGTCGGACCTATCGTCGTTCCTGCTTCAGGCACAGAACTCGAAGGCGAAAGTCATTGCATTGGCGAACGCGGGCGGCGATACGGTCAACAGCCTAAAGCAGGCTTCGGAGTTCGGCATCGGAAAATCTGCCGACCAGAACATCGTCGCTCTTCTGATGTTGATCACGGACGTGCATTCGCTCGGCCTTGAGGCGGCGCAGGGCATCATCTACGCGACGTCGTTCTCGTGGACCCAGAACGAGGCAACCCGGACCTTCGGTCATCGCTTCATGGCGCGTCGGCACGGGCAGGCGCCGACCATGATCCAGGCCGGCGTCTACAGTGGAGTGATGCATTATTTGAAGGCAGTGCAGGCGGCCGGAACCGACGATGCTGGCGCCGTAGCCGCCGCCATGCGCAAGCTTCCGGTCAACGATTTCATGACGCAGAATGCACAGATCCGCGAGGATGGGCAGGTGATGCGTTCGATGTATTTGGTCCAGGCCAAATCGCCATCCGAATCGCGCGAGCCTTGGGACTACGAAAAGGTAATCGCGACGATTTCGCCGGACGAAGCCTGGCGGCCGCTCGCGGAAGGCGGTTGTCCGCTTGTGACGAAGGCTCAGTGA
- a CDS encoding phosphotransferase: protein MSDLDTLPPEQRDAAHAALREVIGRVTIDTMTPISGGTTGARLFRIDAGGRRYLLRAEGLVSPLQRLRIEGPASALQNPHQYTSLRIAAEAGVAPRLYYADEGSRIAVMDFVARQPLGSYAGGLPALATALGELLARLHATPVFPHLVRYSDIVGWLWSHVCRTGLFAPGTLDRYSEHFEHIRAAYVWNDANSLSSHNDLIPANILYDGKRLWMIDWESGYRNDPLVDIAIIGDSFARSAEFEYVLLRSCLGRAPDDAVRARLRLVRALSRLYYASVLLSASAMAPRAAPDTEMTAPTPTEFRAAIRSGRLEARTPAARHVLGKVFLASFLTDVATPGFDLSV, encoded by the coding sequence ATGAGTGATCTCGATACACTTCCACCGGAACAGCGCGATGCAGCGCATGCTGCGTTGCGTGAGGTGATCGGCAGGGTAACGATCGACACCATGACGCCGATCTCAGGCGGCACGACGGGGGCGCGGCTGTTCCGAATCGATGCGGGCGGCCGCCGCTATCTGTTGCGAGCGGAGGGGCTGGTCAGTCCACTGCAGCGATTGCGGATCGAGGGACCAGCGAGCGCGCTGCAAAATCCGCATCAATATACGTCGCTGCGCATCGCCGCAGAAGCCGGCGTTGCACCAAGGCTCTACTACGCCGACGAAGGCTCGCGCATTGCCGTGATGGACTTCGTCGCGCGGCAACCGCTGGGCAGCTACGCTGGCGGATTGCCTGCGTTGGCAACGGCACTCGGCGAATTGCTGGCGCGGCTGCACGCGACGCCGGTCTTTCCACATCTGGTACGCTATTCGGATATCGTGGGCTGGCTCTGGTCCCACGTCTGTCGTACCGGCTTGTTTGCTCCTGGCACGCTTGATCGATACAGCGAACATTTCGAGCATATCCGCGCGGCCTATGTTTGGAATGATGCGAATTCGCTTTCCAGCCACAATGATCTGATTCCCGCCAACATCCTGTACGACGGCAAGCGGCTCTGGATGATCGACTGGGAGTCCGGCTATCGCAACGATCCGCTGGTCGATATCGCCATCATCGGCGACAGCTTCGCGCGGTCGGCGGAGTTCGAATACGTCCTGCTGCGGTCATGCCTCGGCCGCGCGCCGGACGACGCTGTGCGTGCCCGGCTTCGGCTCGTGCGCGCCCTTAGCCGACTTTATTACGCCAGCGTCCTGCTCAGCGCGTCAGCAATGGCGCCACGCGCGGCACCTGACACAGAAATGACGGCGCCCACGCCAACGGAATTCAGGGCGGCCATCCGAAGCGGCCGGCTCGAGGCCCGCACGCCCGCAGCCAGGCACGTACTTGGAAAAGTGTTCCTGGCCTCGTTCTTGACCGACGTCGCGACGCCCGGCTTCGATCTCTCGGTATGA
- a CDS encoding NUDIX hydrolase yields the protein MPEKPELDFPRPLTTVDVVIFAIRSDALQVLLVQRPKAETEPFPGAWALPGGFVDIAGDRDLEACAARKLKDKTGVVSPYLEQLGSWGSASRDPRGWSATHAYFALLPGHAAGGALAVDAQWFAVEGEKVRPKLAFDHAEILQAAVQRLRSKVEYTSLPAYLMPPEFTLPELQRTYEIVLDRPLEKSAFRTRMLAADLIEPVAKMRKGPNRPAQLYRLKKARAPVFFARTFNPPG from the coding sequence ATGCCCGAGAAGCCGGAACTCGACTTTCCGAGGCCGCTGACAACGGTGGACGTCGTCATTTTCGCCATTCGGTCAGACGCGCTTCAGGTTCTGCTGGTTCAACGCCCCAAAGCGGAAACCGAGCCGTTTCCAGGGGCTTGGGCATTGCCCGGCGGCTTCGTCGATATTGCCGGCGATCGCGACCTCGAAGCCTGCGCCGCGCGCAAGTTGAAGGACAAGACCGGCGTGGTCAGTCCGTATCTGGAGCAACTCGGCAGCTGGGGCAGCGCCTCAAGGGATCCGCGCGGCTGGTCTGCGACGCATGCCTACTTCGCATTGCTGCCGGGGCATGCCGCGGGCGGCGCGCTGGCCGTGGATGCGCAATGGTTCGCGGTCGAGGGCGAGAAGGTGAGGCCGAAGCTTGCCTTCGACCATGCCGAGATCCTGCAGGCTGCGGTGCAGCGTTTGCGCAGCAAGGTCGAGTACACGTCGCTGCCCGCCTATCTGATGCCGCCGGAATTCACGCTGCCGGAATTGCAGCGGACCTATGAGATCGTGCTCGATCGTCCGCTGGAGAAGAGCGCCTTCCGCACCCGCATGCTCGCCGCCGACCTGATCGAACCGGTCGCGAAGATGCGCAAGGGACCGAACCGGCCGGCGCAGCTCTATCGGTTGAAGAAGGCCAGGGCGCCGGTGTTCTTTGCGCGCACGTTCAATCCGCCGGGTTGA
- a CDS encoding PQQ-binding-like beta-propeller repeat protein produces MTRLNWVRSHMLAAAVASAATLAGSFALADDVNQDRLLNADKEAGNWLHHHKNYSATRFSSLADINKDNVKNLKVAWTMHLGGVEGGGIWGHGGLEGTPIVENGFMYVTDGWGSVYKIDAHGGKGVLLWKMDPKTDHDWAGAVACCGVDNRGVALWDNLVISHTLDGRLIATNKETGQVAWQRQVADPDKG; encoded by the coding sequence ATGACAAGGTTGAATTGGGTTAGATCGCATATGCTTGCGGCGGCAGTAGCATCCGCTGCGACCTTGGCGGGCTCGTTCGCGCTCGCCGACGATGTCAACCAGGATCGCCTGCTCAATGCTGACAAGGAAGCAGGCAACTGGCTGCACCACCACAAGAACTATTCGGCGACCCGCTTCTCGTCGCTGGCGGATATCAACAAGGACAACGTCAAGAACCTGAAGGTCGCCTGGACCATGCATCTCGGCGGCGTCGAGGGCGGCGGAATCTGGGGGCACGGCGGCCTTGAGGGAACTCCGATCGTCGAGAACGGATTCATGTACGTCACCGACGGCTGGGGCTCGGTCTACAAGATCGACGCGCATGGCGGCAAAGGCGTGCTGCTCTGGAAGATGGATCCCAAGACCGACCACGACTGGGCCGGCGCGGTCGCCTGCTGCGGCGTCGATAACCGCGGCGTCGCGCTGTGGGACAACCTCGTGATCTCGCACACGCTCGACGGCCGCCTGATCGCGACCAACAAGGAAACCGGACAGGTCGCCTGGCAGCGTCAGGTCGCCGATCCCGACAAAGGGTGA
- a CDS encoding copper chaperone PCu(A)C, producing MHDAVANESLAIVDARVPAVDKAGGDLPLTMTIKNEADSADALLRVRCPVANFSERHIVDRGEGAPAMRSISNIPVPAKATLELKRDGYHVMLLQLRQALAPGETFKCAIVFQKAGTIETEVQVQK from the coding sequence ATGCATGACGCCGTCGCGAACGAATCCCTGGCGATCGTGGATGCGCGTGTACCGGCGGTCGACAAAGCGGGCGGGGACCTTCCCTTGACGATGACGATCAAGAACGAGGCCGACAGCGCCGACGCGCTGCTCCGTGTCCGCTGCCCGGTCGCGAATTTTTCCGAGCGCCACATCGTCGATCGCGGCGAAGGCGCGCCCGCCATGCGCTCGATATCCAATATACCAGTCCCGGCCAAGGCGACGCTCGAGCTGAAGCGCGACGGCTATCACGTCATGCTGCTGCAGTTGCGTCAGGCGCTCGCTCCCGGTGAGACGTTCAAATGCGCGATCGTTTTTCAGAAAGCTGGAACCATCGAGACGGAGGTGCAGGTCCAGAAGTGA
- a CDS encoding c-type cytochrome — MKQAWLVGVWLGCALVTGFVSAAQAQSASDPTDAGKAVFKRGNCVGCHKWHGNGGGGYGGDALSLRKTELTREQIIETVTCGRPGTGMPFFVRGSYDTTKCYEMTRQDVADRMPPEANVFLRPNEIEAVADYVLAHVKGKGEPNYDECIAFFGDGSRVCNIYKEAGHAAASSDQSEKAKP, encoded by the coding sequence ATGAAACAAGCATGGCTGGTTGGCGTGTGGCTCGGCTGCGCGTTGGTGACGGGATTTGTGAGTGCGGCGCAGGCACAGTCGGCGAGCGATCCGACCGATGCGGGCAAGGCGGTGTTCAAGCGCGGCAATTGCGTCGGCTGTCACAAATGGCACGGCAATGGCGGCGGCGGTTATGGCGGCGACGCGTTGTCGCTGCGCAAGACCGAGCTGACCCGCGAACAGATCATCGAGACGGTGACGTGCGGACGGCCGGGCACCGGCATGCCGTTCTTCGTGCGCGGCTCCTATGACACCACGAAATGCTACGAGATGACCCGGCAGGATGTCGCGGATCGCATGCCACCCGAGGCGAATGTGTTCCTGCGGCCGAACGAGATCGAGGCGGTCGCCGACTACGTGCTCGCCCACGTCAAGGGCAAGGGTGAGCCGAACTATGACGAATGCATCGCCTTCTTCGGCGATGGCTCGCGTGTCTGCAATATCTACAAGGAGGCCGGCCACGCCGCCGCGTCGTCCGACCAGAGCGAGAAGGCAAAGCCATGA
- a CDS encoding PQQ-binding-like beta-propeller repeat protein, translating into MITGAPLIVKGMAITGVAGAEYGIRGWIAATDLKSQKEVWRTHTIPGKDEPGSETWKDDKNAKASGGGSTWVTGSYDPSTNTIVWGVGNPGPDWDNEYRPGDNLYTDSSLGLDADTGKIKWHYQHTPNDPYDYDSVAENVLVDVPGPNNTTLKLALEADRNGFAYAVDRNSGKFIWGLPFVKKVTWTKGLDPESGKPVEYDPKQGVQKYNAPVTPSRTNKETDICPGNMGGKNWPPTAYNPNLKLWYIPVIESCNHIKVEEMTPDKVKAREFFTGGGPSQPVKITGSVTAIDVTTGKVAGKAETQFPNLGGILATPDLVFSGQPSGEVIAYDAKSLQQLWQFNTGGGVNAPPMTFSVDGKQYVAILVGLGGAWDKWFIDATPELKRMQPGSMLYVFAL; encoded by the coding sequence GTGATCACCGGCGCGCCACTGATCGTCAAGGGCATGGCGATCACGGGCGTCGCTGGCGCCGAATACGGCATTCGCGGCTGGATCGCCGCGACCGACCTGAAGAGCCAGAAGGAAGTCTGGCGCACCCACACGATCCCGGGCAAGGACGAGCCCGGTTCCGAGACCTGGAAGGACGACAAGAACGCCAAGGCGAGCGGTGGTGGATCGACCTGGGTCACCGGCAGCTACGACCCGTCGACCAACACCATCGTCTGGGGCGTCGGCAATCCCGGACCGGACTGGGATAATGAATACCGGCCCGGCGACAACCTCTACACCGACTCGTCGCTCGGTCTCGATGCCGACACCGGCAAGATCAAGTGGCACTACCAGCACACGCCGAACGATCCCTACGACTATGACAGCGTGGCGGAGAACGTGCTGGTCGACGTTCCCGGACCCAACAACACGACGCTGAAGCTCGCGCTCGAGGCCGACCGCAACGGCTTTGCCTATGCGGTCGACCGCAACAGCGGCAAGTTCATCTGGGGTCTGCCCTTCGTCAAGAAGGTGACCTGGACCAAGGGTCTCGACCCCGAGTCCGGCAAGCCGGTGGAGTATGATCCGAAGCAGGGCGTGCAGAAGTACAATGCGCCCGTGACGCCGAGCCGGACCAACAAGGAGACGGATATCTGCCCTGGCAACATGGGCGGCAAGAACTGGCCGCCGACCGCGTATAATCCGAACCTGAAGCTCTGGTACATTCCCGTCATCGAGAGCTGCAACCACATCAAGGTCGAGGAGATGACGCCGGACAAGGTCAAGGCGCGCGAGTTCTTCACCGGCGGCGGACCGAGCCAGCCGGTCAAGATCACCGGCAGCGTGACCGCGATCGACGTCACCACCGGCAAGGTGGCAGGGAAGGCGGAGACGCAATTCCCGAACCTCGGCGGCATCCTGGCGACGCCCGACCTCGTGTTCTCCGGACAGCCGTCCGGCGAGGTGATCGCCTACGACGCGAAGTCGCTGCAGCAGCTCTGGCAGTTCAACACCGGCGGTGGCGTCAATGCGCCTCCGATGACGTTCTCGGTGGACGGCAAGCAGTATGTCGCGATCCTGGTCGGCCTCGGCGGTGCCTGGGATAAGTGGTTCATCGATGCCACGCCCGAGCTGAAGCGGATGCAGCCGGGCTCGATGCTCTACGTGTTCGCGCTCTGA
- a CDS encoding acyl-CoA dehydrogenase family protein: protein MSARDLRSSNDAADPARHISHDCAGLNFYDLDRGLRGLLGLYLAREDRERLEPHFKRLGELAGGRLDRLARIADKHAPVLNPRDAYGRDEDWIDYHPAYREMEAIAFGDFQFHAMSHRAGVLGMDRPLPAVAKYVFQYLFVQSEFGLMCPISVTDTSTHLVRKFGSDELKAYLLPKMLSDDMATLWKGTQFMTERAGGSDVGAVETVARRDGDVWRLTGDKWFCSHADADVALMLARPEGAPDGTRGLALFALPRRLKDGRRNSYRIVRLKDKLGTKSMASGEIRLDSAVAYLVGDPTQGLKQMMEQVNLSRLSHGVRAAAMMRRCVNEAVVSASSRVAFGQRVMDFPLLRRQLLKLIVPTEQALSMMLVAARAMDDANAGSAQARDLLRILTPLLKYRACRDNIPVATGAMEVRGGNGYIEEWVQPRLVRDAHVGVLWEGTSNINALDIISRAVGKSGAHRALAAVLQSRLEEAKVLPESFGKRLRTALDRSISFAEQVAADRQSEHTARLAASALYHATSAITLAWEGSQPEVDARRLLLSRFVLEHRLTAKDPLAPAADAWERDAIDLMLSDAPVTFGQAVRSLTA from the coding sequence ATGAGCGCGCGCGACCTTCGCAGCTCCAACGATGCCGCCGATCCGGCCCGCCACATTTCGCATGATTGCGCTGGCCTCAACTTCTATGATCTCGATCGCGGGCTCCGCGGCCTTCTGGGGCTCTATCTGGCGCGCGAGGATCGCGAGCGGCTGGAGCCGCACTTCAAGCGTCTCGGCGAACTGGCGGGCGGCAGGCTCGACCGCTTGGCACGGATCGCCGACAAGCATGCCCCGGTGCTCAACCCGAGGGACGCCTACGGCCGCGACGAGGACTGGATCGACTATCATCCGGCCTACCGCGAGATGGAGGCGATCGCATTCGGCGATTTCCAGTTTCACGCCATGAGCCACCGCGCCGGCGTGCTCGGCATGGACCGGCCGCTGCCGGCGGTGGCCAAATACGTGTTTCAGTACCTGTTCGTGCAGTCAGAGTTCGGGCTGATGTGCCCGATCAGCGTCACCGACACCTCGACGCACCTGGTTCGCAAATTCGGCTCCGACGAGCTCAAGGCCTACCTGCTGCCGAAGATGCTGTCGGACGACATGGCGACGCTGTGGAAGGGCACGCAGTTCATGACCGAGCGCGCCGGCGGCTCCGATGTCGGCGCCGTCGAGACCGTTGCGCGGCGGGATGGCGACGTCTGGCGTCTGACCGGCGACAAATGGTTCTGCTCGCACGCCGATGCCGACGTCGCGCTGATGCTGGCGCGGCCGGAAGGTGCGCCCGATGGCACAAGGGGGCTCGCACTGTTCGCGCTGCCGCGCCGCCTCAAGGACGGCCGGCGCAACAGCTACCGGATCGTCCGTCTCAAGGACAAGCTCGGCACCAAGTCGATGGCGTCAGGCGAGATCCGGCTCGACAGCGCAGTTGCTTATCTGGTCGGTGATCCCACGCAGGGCCTCAAGCAGATGATGGAGCAGGTCAACCTCTCGCGCCTGTCGCACGGCGTGCGTGCCGCCGCGATGATGCGGCGCTGTGTCAATGAGGCTGTCGTCAGCGCCTCGTCGCGCGTGGCGTTCGGCCAGCGCGTCATGGATTTCCCGCTGCTGCGCCGCCAGCTGTTGAAGCTGATCGTGCCGACCGAGCAGGCGTTGTCGATGATGCTGGTGGCCGCGCGCGCGATGGACGATGCCAATGCCGGTTCGGCGCAGGCGAGGGACCTGCTGCGCATCCTGACGCCGCTGTTGAAGTACCGCGCCTGCCGCGACAACATTCCGGTCGCTACCGGTGCGATGGAGGTGCGCGGCGGCAACGGCTATATCGAGGAATGGGTGCAGCCGCGGCTGGTGCGCGATGCTCATGTCGGCGTGCTCTGGGAAGGCACCAGCAACATCAACGCGCTCGACATCATTTCGCGCGCCGTTGGCAAGAGCGGCGCGCACCGGGCGCTTGCCGCGGTCCTTCAGTCGCGCCTTGAGGAGGCGAAGGTGTTGCCCGAGTCGTTCGGCAAGCGCCTTCGGACAGCGCTCGATCGTTCGATCAGCTTCGCCGAGCAGGTCGCGGCCGATCGGCAATCGGAGCACACGGCGCGGCTGGCGGCGAGCGCGCTCTACCATGCCACCTCGGCCATCACGCTCGCATGGGAAGGATCCCAGCCGGAGGTCGATGCAAGGCGGCTGTTGCTGTCGCGATTCGTGCTCGAGCATCGCCTGACCGCGAAAGACCCGCTGGCGCCGGCCGCCGATGCATGGGAGCGCGACGCCATCGATCTGATGCTGAGCGATGCGCCGGTCACATTCGGTCAAGCGGTCAGGTCCCTGACAGCCTGA
- a CDS encoding bifunctional protein-serine/threonine kinase/phosphatase: MANGAQPDLGVRVGFASETGKRAANEDYVATCLGQPGSVHRDVVAVVADGVGGHKGGREAAEVAVRSFIDAYYSLPETLGVRRRAARALEAANSWIYGQGRVDAARSGMACAFSSIILSRRQCHVIHIGDTRAYRLSDGRLERLTQDHIAGRGDLAHMLNRAIGFEEFARFDYTSVGLRQHDRLLICSDGVHGALSDSLLQQLLEERTPPDESARSIVDAALAAGSSDNTTALVLDVVDLPPADRDDLTHAIATLPILDLPESGDMIDDFALHDVLSDGRYSRLFKATDKRAGREVVLKFPHPRVASEGSYRLAFVREAWVAARVRSLWIGEIIEVPAERQTRLYSAMPLYEGETLEQRLGRAPRLSLTEGIAIATKLVRAVTALHRAGIIHRDIKPDNVILLKDGGLRLVDLGVARVPLLEDFPAEDIPGTASYMAPELFGGKAGDEASDLFALGVTVYRMFTANYPFGEIEPFSRPRFGKPAPLSRYRPDLPAWLDAVIGKALSVEPAQRFGDAIEFAHELENGATWAGPAVTTRKSLHDRDPVTFWKVLCAILALIIVVLLARH; the protein is encoded by the coding sequence GTGGCGAATGGCGCGCAACCGGATTTGGGCGTTCGCGTCGGCTTCGCCAGCGAGACCGGCAAGCGCGCCGCCAATGAGGACTATGTCGCGACCTGCCTCGGCCAGCCGGGCTCAGTGCATCGCGATGTTGTGGCCGTGGTCGCCGACGGCGTCGGCGGCCACAAGGGCGGACGCGAGGCCGCGGAGGTCGCGGTCCGCAGCTTCATCGACGCCTATTATTCGCTGCCCGAGACGCTCGGCGTCCGCCGCCGCGCCGCGCGGGCGCTGGAAGCCGCCAACAGCTGGATCTACGGCCAGGGCCGCGTCGATGCCGCGCGCAGCGGCATGGCGTGCGCGTTCTCCTCGATCATCCTGTCGCGGCGGCAATGCCATGTGATCCATATCGGCGACACCCGCGCCTACCGCCTGAGCGACGGACGGCTGGAGCGCTTGACGCAGGACCATATCGCCGGCCGCGGCGACCTCGCCCACATGCTCAACCGCGCCATCGGCTTCGAGGAGTTCGCCCGCTTCGACTATACCTCGGTCGGGCTGCGGCAGCATGACCGTCTCCTGATCTGCAGCGACGGGGTTCACGGCGCGCTCTCCGATTCCCTCCTCCAGCAACTGCTGGAGGAGCGCACACCGCCTGACGAATCGGCGCGCAGCATCGTCGATGCCGCGCTCGCGGCCGGCAGCAGCGACAACACGACGGCGCTGGTGCTGGACGTCGTCGACCTGCCGCCGGCGGATCGCGACGATCTCACCCACGCGATCGCGACGCTGCCGATCCTCGACTTGCCGGAGAGCGGCGACATGATCGACGATTTCGCGCTCCACGACGTGCTGTCCGACGGGCGCTACAGCCGCCTGTTCAAGGCGACCGACAAGCGCGCCGGCCGCGAGGTCGTGCTGAAGTTTCCGCATCCGCGGGTCGCCAGCGAAGGTTCCTACCGCCTCGCCTTCGTGCGCGAGGCCTGGGTGGCCGCGCGCGTCCGCAGCCTGTGGATCGGCGAGATCATCGAGGTGCCGGCGGAGCGGCAGACCAGGCTCTATTCGGCGATGCCGCTCTACGAGGGCGAAACGCTGGAGCAGCGGCTTGGCCGCGCGCCGCGGCTGTCGCTCACCGAGGGCATCGCGATCGCAACCAAGCTGGTGCGCGCGGTCACGGCGCTGCACCGCGCCGGCATCATCCATCGCGACATCAAGCCCGACAATGTGATCCTGCTGAAAGACGGCGGATTGCGCCTCGTCGACCTCGGCGTCGCGCGCGTGCCGCTGCTGGAAGACTTTCCCGCCGAGGATATTCCGGGCACCGCGAGCTACATGGCGCCGGAACTGTTCGGCGGTAAGGCCGGCGACGAGGCCTCCGACCTGTTCGCGCTCGGCGTCACCGTCTACCGCATGTTCACCGCGAACTATCCGTTCGGCGAGATCGAGCCGTTCTCGCGGCCACGGTTCGGCAAGCCGGCGCCGCTGTCACGCTACCGGCCGGACCTGCCGGCCTGGCTCGATGCCGTGATCGGCAAGGCGCTCAGCGTCGAGCCCGCGCAACGCTTCGGCGACGCCATCGAGTTCGCGCACGAGCTGGAAAACGGCGCCACCTGGGCCGGCCCCGCCGTCACGACCCGCAAATCGCTGCACGACCGCGATCCCGTGACCTTCTGGAAGGTGCTATGCGCCATTCTGGCCCTGATCATCGTGGTGCTGCTGGCACGGCACTAG